The Halichoerus grypus chromosome 14, mHalGry1.hap1.1, whole genome shotgun sequence genome contains a region encoding:
- the CEP78 gene encoding centrosomal protein of 78 kDa isoform X6 translates to MIDSVKLRRDSAADFFSHYEYLCALQDSVPLPSVRACLREGVLDFNADRLRIVDWAPLLSTLKINKDLPLVSIKSFFQPWLGETGSDKSKVCRSRVPAIRNKDVTFQLCKALKCCLSVSSALKNLELNGLVLRERDLTILTKGLNKSTSLVHLSLANCPIGDGGLEIICQGIKNSITLKTVNFTGCNLTWQGADHMAKILKYQTMRRHEEIWAESLRYRRPDLDCMAGLRRITLNCNTLIGDLGASAFAESLSEDLWLRALDLQQCGLTNEGGKALLKALETNRTLVILDVRKNPLVDHSVMKAVIKKVLQNGRSAKSEYQWITSPSVKEPFKTARQKKRTIILGNGRKGKATIRIVMWRHRGLATKKPVSNGRKHPLGKEYSPEPLPPGVSGFLPWRTAERAKRTRGFPLIKTHDVYNHLQQSDFPVTVTVESPSSSEMEEVDDSSESVQEEPEKTSLKQEALEEKLEECLKQLKEERVIRFKADKRVSELEHENAQLRNINFSLSEALHAQSLTSMILDDEGVLGSIENSFQKFHAFLDLLKDAGLGQLATMAGIDQSDFHLLGRPQMNSTLSSLPTEEKKALEEEKPESKQNPLGQMQNIQVSICMQSAYNEGTLMKFQKITGDARIPLPLDSFHVPVSTQEPLETSRDNLGVPVNEQRQDSIKEFIARTCSPSADVMSGAGSQRKEDELSRNSRSSSEKMTKTESH, encoded by the exons ATGATCGACTCGGTGAAGCTGCGCCGCGACAGCGCGGCCGACTTCTTCTCGCACTACGAGTACCTGTGCGCGCTGCAGGACTCGGTGCCGCTGCCCTCGGTGCGCGCTTGCCTGCGGGAGGGCGTGCTGGACTTCAATGCCGACCGCCTGCGCATCGTGGACTGGGCGCCGCTCCTGAGCACCCTCAAGATTAATAAAGATCTGCCCCTAGTCTCTATCAAGAGCTTCTTCCAGCCGTGGCTTGGCGAAACAG GTTCTGACAAAAGTAAAGTTTGCAGAAGTCGTGTTCCTGCGATAAGAAACAAAGATGTGACCTTCCAGTTATGTAAAGCTCTCAAATGCTGTTTAAGTGTATCAAGTGCTCTAAAGAACCTGGAGCTAAATGGACTagtgctgagagagagagatttaactATTTTGACAAAG GGATTGAATAAATCCACCTCTCTGGTGCACCTGTCTCTTGCAAATTGCCCAATTGGAGATGGAGGTTTGGAAA ttattTGTCAAGGTATAAAGAACTCTATCACTCTTAAGACAGTAAACTTCACGGGGTGTAATCTGACATGGCAGGGAGCAGATCACATGGCCAAGATCTTAAAG TATCAGACCATGCGAAGGCATGAAGAAATCTGGGCTGAGAGTCTTCGTTACAGGAGGCCTGATCTGGACTGTATGGCTGGTTTGAGGCGCATCACTTTGAACTGCAACACGCTCATTGGTGACCTGGGCGCAAGTGCTTTTGCAGAATCTCTCAGTGAGGATTTATGGCTTAGAG CACTTGACCTGCAGCAATGTGGCCTCACCAATGAAGGAGGAAAGGCTTTACTAAAGGCCCTCGAAACCAACAGAACTCTGGTCATTCTGGATGTAAGAAAAAATCCACTCGTTG atcATTCTGTGATGAAAGCAGTTATCAAAAAAGTTCTCCAGAATGGAAGGAGCGCCAAGTCAGAG tACCAGTGGATAACTTCTCCATCAGTGAAGGAACCATTCAAAACTGctagacagaaaaagagaactataatCCTGGGAAATGGTCGGAAAGGGAAAGCTACTATTAGAATTG TTATGTGGAGACATAGAG GATTGGCCACAAAGAAACCTGTAAGTAATGGAAGGAAACACCCCCTTGGTAAAGAATATTCTCCTGAACCTCTACCTCCTGGCGTCTCTGGTTTCCTGCCGTGGCGCACAGCAGAACGTGCAAAAAGGACCAG GGGTTTTCCATTAATCAAAACTCATGATGTATATAATCATTTGCAG CAATCAGATTTCCCTGTGACTGTGACAGTAGAGAGTCCTTCCTCCTCAGAAATGGAAGAGGTCGACGATTCATCCGAAAGTGTTCAAGAAGAGCCTGAGAAAACCAGTTTAAAACAAGAAGCATTAGAG GAAAAACTGGAGGAGTGCCTAAAGCAGTTAAAGGAGGAAAGAGTAATAAGGTTTAAGGCTGATAAACGAGTCAGTGAG ctGGAACATGAAAATGCCCagttaagaaatataaatttctctttgtctGAAGCCCTGCATGCACAGTCATTGACAAGCATGATCCTGGATGATGAAGGTGTTTTGGGCAGCATTGAGAATTCTTTTCAGAAGTTCCATGCTTTCTTGGACCTCCTTAAAGATGCTGG GCTTGGGCAGCTTGCCACAATGGCTGGTATAGATCAGTCAGATTTTCATTTACTGGGTCGTCCCCAGATGAATTCTACACTTAGTAGTCTGCCTACGGAAGAAAAGAAAGCgcttgaagaagaaaaaccagaatCAAAGCAGAACCCCCTAGGACAGATGCAAAATATCCAA GTTTCTATTTGTATGCAGTCAGCTTACAATGAAGGAACACTAATGAAG tttcagAAAATCACAGGTGATGCTAGAATTCCTTTGCCTCTCGACTCCTTCCATGTCCCCGTTTCCACGCAGGAGCCCTTAGAAACTTCTAGAGACAACCTGGGAGTCCCAGTCAATGAGCAGCGGCAGGACTCTATCAAAGAATTCATTGCTAGAACATGTTCTCCTTCAGCAGATGTGATGTCTGGAGCTGGAAGccaaagaaaagaagatgaattGTCTAGAAATAGCAgatcttcttcagagaaaatgACCAAAACAg
- the CEP78 gene encoding centrosomal protein of 78 kDa isoform X1 codes for MIDSVKLRRDSAADFFSHYEYLCALQDSVPLPSVRACLREGVLDFNADRLRIVDWAPLLSTLKINKDLPLVSIKSFFQPWLGETGSDKSKVCRSRVPAIRNKDVTFQLCKALKCCLSVSSALKNLELNGLVLRERDLTILTKGLNKSTSLVHLSLANCPIGDGGLEIICQGIKNSITLKTVNFTGCNLTWQGADHMAKILKYQTMRRHEEIWAESLRYRRPDLDCMAGLRRITLNCNTLIGDLGASAFAESLSEDLWLRALDLQQCGLTNEGGKALLKALETNRTLVILDVRKNPLVDHSVMKAVIKKVLQNGRSAKSEYQWITSPSVKEPFKTARQKKRTIILGNGRKGKATIRIVMWRHRGLATKKPVSNGRKHPLGKEYSPEPLPPGVSGFLPWRTAERAKRTRGFPLIKTHDVYNHLQQSDFPVTVTVESPSSSEMEEVDDSSESVQEEPEKTSLKQEALEEKLEECLKQLKEERVIRFKADKRVSELEHENAQLRNINFSLSEALHAQSLTSMILDDEGVLGSIENSFQKFHAFLDLLKDAGLGQLATMAGIDQSDFHLLGRPQMNSTLSSLPTEEKKALEEEKPESKQNPLGQMQNIQVSICMQSAYNEGTLMKFQKITGDARIPLPLDSFHVPVSTQEPLETSRDNLGVPVNEQRQDSIKEFIARTCSPSADVMSGAGSQRKEDELSRNSRSSSEKMTKTGEYTKKYCAKKQPRKDLHSCSDSPVNRKSKGIGQNDSLVNEPVKSESLKKHVSVKKESRIVTVSSKTTKSKLNLLEHSEGDTLGSDFEFQESIHTVSHLT; via the exons ATGATCGACTCGGTGAAGCTGCGCCGCGACAGCGCGGCCGACTTCTTCTCGCACTACGAGTACCTGTGCGCGCTGCAGGACTCGGTGCCGCTGCCCTCGGTGCGCGCTTGCCTGCGGGAGGGCGTGCTGGACTTCAATGCCGACCGCCTGCGCATCGTGGACTGGGCGCCGCTCCTGAGCACCCTCAAGATTAATAAAGATCTGCCCCTAGTCTCTATCAAGAGCTTCTTCCAGCCGTGGCTTGGCGAAACAG GTTCTGACAAAAGTAAAGTTTGCAGAAGTCGTGTTCCTGCGATAAGAAACAAAGATGTGACCTTCCAGTTATGTAAAGCTCTCAAATGCTGTTTAAGTGTATCAAGTGCTCTAAAGAACCTGGAGCTAAATGGACTagtgctgagagagagagatttaactATTTTGACAAAG GGATTGAATAAATCCACCTCTCTGGTGCACCTGTCTCTTGCAAATTGCCCAATTGGAGATGGAGGTTTGGAAA ttattTGTCAAGGTATAAAGAACTCTATCACTCTTAAGACAGTAAACTTCACGGGGTGTAATCTGACATGGCAGGGAGCAGATCACATGGCCAAGATCTTAAAG TATCAGACCATGCGAAGGCATGAAGAAATCTGGGCTGAGAGTCTTCGTTACAGGAGGCCTGATCTGGACTGTATGGCTGGTTTGAGGCGCATCACTTTGAACTGCAACACGCTCATTGGTGACCTGGGCGCAAGTGCTTTTGCAGAATCTCTCAGTGAGGATTTATGGCTTAGAG CACTTGACCTGCAGCAATGTGGCCTCACCAATGAAGGAGGAAAGGCTTTACTAAAGGCCCTCGAAACCAACAGAACTCTGGTCATTCTGGATGTAAGAAAAAATCCACTCGTTG atcATTCTGTGATGAAAGCAGTTATCAAAAAAGTTCTCCAGAATGGAAGGAGCGCCAAGTCAGAG tACCAGTGGATAACTTCTCCATCAGTGAAGGAACCATTCAAAACTGctagacagaaaaagagaactataatCCTGGGAAATGGTCGGAAAGGGAAAGCTACTATTAGAATTG TTATGTGGAGACATAGAG GATTGGCCACAAAGAAACCTGTAAGTAATGGAAGGAAACACCCCCTTGGTAAAGAATATTCTCCTGAACCTCTACCTCCTGGCGTCTCTGGTTTCCTGCCGTGGCGCACAGCAGAACGTGCAAAAAGGACCAG GGGTTTTCCATTAATCAAAACTCATGATGTATATAATCATTTGCAG CAATCAGATTTCCCTGTGACTGTGACAGTAGAGAGTCCTTCCTCCTCAGAAATGGAAGAGGTCGACGATTCATCCGAAAGTGTTCAAGAAGAGCCTGAGAAAACCAGTTTAAAACAAGAAGCATTAGAG GAAAAACTGGAGGAGTGCCTAAAGCAGTTAAAGGAGGAAAGAGTAATAAGGTTTAAGGCTGATAAACGAGTCAGTGAG ctGGAACATGAAAATGCCCagttaagaaatataaatttctctttgtctGAAGCCCTGCATGCACAGTCATTGACAAGCATGATCCTGGATGATGAAGGTGTTTTGGGCAGCATTGAGAATTCTTTTCAGAAGTTCCATGCTTTCTTGGACCTCCTTAAAGATGCTGG GCTTGGGCAGCTTGCCACAATGGCTGGTATAGATCAGTCAGATTTTCATTTACTGGGTCGTCCCCAGATGAATTCTACACTTAGTAGTCTGCCTACGGAAGAAAAGAAAGCgcttgaagaagaaaaaccagaatCAAAGCAGAACCCCCTAGGACAGATGCAAAATATCCAA GTTTCTATTTGTATGCAGTCAGCTTACAATGAAGGAACACTAATGAAG tttcagAAAATCACAGGTGATGCTAGAATTCCTTTGCCTCTCGACTCCTTCCATGTCCCCGTTTCCACGCAGGAGCCCTTAGAAACTTCTAGAGACAACCTGGGAGTCCCAGTCAATGAGCAGCGGCAGGACTCTATCAAAGAATTCATTGCTAGAACATGTTCTCCTTCAGCAGATGTGATGTCTGGAGCTGGAAGccaaagaaaagaagatgaattGTCTAGAAATAGCAgatcttcttcagagaaaatgACCAAAACAggtgaatataccaaaaaatatTGTGCTAAAAAACAGCCCAGAAAGGACCTGCATTCCTGCTCTGACTCACCTGTAAATCGGAAAAGTAAAGGAATTGGGCAAAATGATTCTTTGGTTAACGAACCAGTTAAAAGTGAGTCTTTGAAAAAACACGTTTCTGTcaagaaagaaagtagaatagtgacTGTTTCATCCAAGACGACTAAAAGTAAACTCAATCTGTTAGAACACTCTGAAGGTGATACTCTTGGATCTGACTTTGAATTTCAAGAAAGCATCCATACTGTATCACACCTGACATAG
- the CEP78 gene encoding centrosomal protein of 78 kDa isoform X3, whose translation MIDSVKLRRDSAADFFSHYEYLCALQDSVPLPSVRACLREGVLDFNADRLRIVDWAPLLSTLKINKDLPLVSIKSFFQPWLGETGSDKSKVCRSRVPAIRNKDVTFQLCKALKCCLSVSSALKNLELNGLVLRERDLTILTKGLNKSTSLVHLSLANCPIGDGGLEIICQGIKNSITLKTVNFTGCNLTWQGADHMAKILKYQTMRRHEEIWAESLRYRRPDLDCMAGLRRITLNCNTLIGDLGASAFAESLSEDLWLRALDLQQCGLTNEGGKALLKALETNRTLVILDVRKNPLVDHSVMKAVIKKVLQNGRSAKSEYQWITSPSVKEPFKTARQKKRTIILGNGRKGKATIRIVMWRHRGLATKKPVSNGRKHPLGKEYSPEPLPPGVSGFLPWRTAERAKRTRGFPLIKTHDVYNHLQQSDFPVTVTVESPSSSEMEEVDDSSESVQEEPEKTSLKQEALEEKLEECLKQLKEERVIRFKADKRVSELEHENAQLRNINFSLSEALHAQSLTSMILDDEGVLGSIENSFQKFHAFLDLLKDAGLGQLATMAGIDQSDFHLLGRPQMNSTLSSLPTEEKKALEEEKPESKQNPLGQMQNIQFQKITGDARIPLPLDSFHVPVSTQEPLETSRDNLGVPVNEQRQDSIKEFIARTCSPSADVMSGAGSQRKEDELSRNSRSSSEKMTKTGEYTKKYCAKKQPRKDLHSCSDSPVNRKSKGIGQNDSLVNEPVKSESLKKHVSVKKESRIVTVSSKTTKSKLNLLEHSEGDTLGSDFEFQESIHTVSHLT comes from the exons ATGATCGACTCGGTGAAGCTGCGCCGCGACAGCGCGGCCGACTTCTTCTCGCACTACGAGTACCTGTGCGCGCTGCAGGACTCGGTGCCGCTGCCCTCGGTGCGCGCTTGCCTGCGGGAGGGCGTGCTGGACTTCAATGCCGACCGCCTGCGCATCGTGGACTGGGCGCCGCTCCTGAGCACCCTCAAGATTAATAAAGATCTGCCCCTAGTCTCTATCAAGAGCTTCTTCCAGCCGTGGCTTGGCGAAACAG GTTCTGACAAAAGTAAAGTTTGCAGAAGTCGTGTTCCTGCGATAAGAAACAAAGATGTGACCTTCCAGTTATGTAAAGCTCTCAAATGCTGTTTAAGTGTATCAAGTGCTCTAAAGAACCTGGAGCTAAATGGACTagtgctgagagagagagatttaactATTTTGACAAAG GGATTGAATAAATCCACCTCTCTGGTGCACCTGTCTCTTGCAAATTGCCCAATTGGAGATGGAGGTTTGGAAA ttattTGTCAAGGTATAAAGAACTCTATCACTCTTAAGACAGTAAACTTCACGGGGTGTAATCTGACATGGCAGGGAGCAGATCACATGGCCAAGATCTTAAAG TATCAGACCATGCGAAGGCATGAAGAAATCTGGGCTGAGAGTCTTCGTTACAGGAGGCCTGATCTGGACTGTATGGCTGGTTTGAGGCGCATCACTTTGAACTGCAACACGCTCATTGGTGACCTGGGCGCAAGTGCTTTTGCAGAATCTCTCAGTGAGGATTTATGGCTTAGAG CACTTGACCTGCAGCAATGTGGCCTCACCAATGAAGGAGGAAAGGCTTTACTAAAGGCCCTCGAAACCAACAGAACTCTGGTCATTCTGGATGTAAGAAAAAATCCACTCGTTG atcATTCTGTGATGAAAGCAGTTATCAAAAAAGTTCTCCAGAATGGAAGGAGCGCCAAGTCAGAG tACCAGTGGATAACTTCTCCATCAGTGAAGGAACCATTCAAAACTGctagacagaaaaagagaactataatCCTGGGAAATGGTCGGAAAGGGAAAGCTACTATTAGAATTG TTATGTGGAGACATAGAG GATTGGCCACAAAGAAACCTGTAAGTAATGGAAGGAAACACCCCCTTGGTAAAGAATATTCTCCTGAACCTCTACCTCCTGGCGTCTCTGGTTTCCTGCCGTGGCGCACAGCAGAACGTGCAAAAAGGACCAG GGGTTTTCCATTAATCAAAACTCATGATGTATATAATCATTTGCAG CAATCAGATTTCCCTGTGACTGTGACAGTAGAGAGTCCTTCCTCCTCAGAAATGGAAGAGGTCGACGATTCATCCGAAAGTGTTCAAGAAGAGCCTGAGAAAACCAGTTTAAAACAAGAAGCATTAGAG GAAAAACTGGAGGAGTGCCTAAAGCAGTTAAAGGAGGAAAGAGTAATAAGGTTTAAGGCTGATAAACGAGTCAGTGAG ctGGAACATGAAAATGCCCagttaagaaatataaatttctctttgtctGAAGCCCTGCATGCACAGTCATTGACAAGCATGATCCTGGATGATGAAGGTGTTTTGGGCAGCATTGAGAATTCTTTTCAGAAGTTCCATGCTTTCTTGGACCTCCTTAAAGATGCTGG GCTTGGGCAGCTTGCCACAATGGCTGGTATAGATCAGTCAGATTTTCATTTACTGGGTCGTCCCCAGATGAATTCTACACTTAGTAGTCTGCCTACGGAAGAAAAGAAAGCgcttgaagaagaaaaaccagaatCAAAGCAGAACCCCCTAGGACAGATGCAAAATATCCAA tttcagAAAATCACAGGTGATGCTAGAATTCCTTTGCCTCTCGACTCCTTCCATGTCCCCGTTTCCACGCAGGAGCCCTTAGAAACTTCTAGAGACAACCTGGGAGTCCCAGTCAATGAGCAGCGGCAGGACTCTATCAAAGAATTCATTGCTAGAACATGTTCTCCTTCAGCAGATGTGATGTCTGGAGCTGGAAGccaaagaaaagaagatgaattGTCTAGAAATAGCAgatcttcttcagagaaaatgACCAAAACAggtgaatataccaaaaaatatTGTGCTAAAAAACAGCCCAGAAAGGACCTGCATTCCTGCTCTGACTCACCTGTAAATCGGAAAAGTAAAGGAATTGGGCAAAATGATTCTTTGGTTAACGAACCAGTTAAAAGTGAGTCTTTGAAAAAACACGTTTCTGTcaagaaagaaagtagaatagtgacTGTTTCATCCAAGACGACTAAAAGTAAACTCAATCTGTTAGAACACTCTGAAGGTGATACTCTTGGATCTGACTTTGAATTTCAAGAAAGCATCCATACTGTATCACACCTGACATAG
- the CEP78 gene encoding centrosomal protein of 78 kDa isoform X5 codes for MIDSVKLRRDSAADFFSHYEYLCALQDSVPLPSVRACLREGVLDFNADRLRIVDWAPLLSTLKINKDLPLVSIKSFFQPWLGETGSDKSKVCRSRVPAIRNKDVTFQLCKALKCCLSVSSALKNLELNGLVLRERDLTILTKGLNKSTSLVHLSLANCPIGDGGLEIICQGIKNSITLKTVNFTGCNLTWQGADHMAKILKYQTMRRHEEIWAESLRYRRPDLDCMAGLRRITLNCNTLIGDLGASAFAESLSEDLWLRALDLQQCGLTNEGGKALLKALETNRTLVILDVRKNPLVDHSVMKAVIKKVLQNGRSAKSEYQWITSPSVKEPFKTARQKKRTIILGNGRKGKATIRIVMWRHRGLATKKPVSNGRKHPLGKEYSPEPLPPGVSGFLPWRTAERAKRTRGFPLIKTHDVYNHLQQSDFPVTVTVESPSSSEMEEVDDSSESVQEEPEKTSLKQEALELEHENAQLRNINFSLSEALHAQSLTSMILDDEGVLGSIENSFQKFHAFLDLLKDAGLGQLATMAGIDQSDFHLLGRPQMNSTLSSLPTEEKKALEEEKPESKQNPLGQMQNIQVSICMQSAYNEGTLMKFQKITGDARIPLPLDSFHVPVSTQEPLETSRDNLGVPVNEQRQDSIKEFIARTCSPSADVMSGAGSQRKEDELSRNSRSSSEKMTKTGEYTKKYCAKKQPRKDLHSCSDSPVNRKSKGIGQNDSLVNEPVKSESLKKHVSVKKESRIVTVSSKTTKSKLNLLEHSEGDTLGSDFEFQESIHTVSHLT; via the exons ATGATCGACTCGGTGAAGCTGCGCCGCGACAGCGCGGCCGACTTCTTCTCGCACTACGAGTACCTGTGCGCGCTGCAGGACTCGGTGCCGCTGCCCTCGGTGCGCGCTTGCCTGCGGGAGGGCGTGCTGGACTTCAATGCCGACCGCCTGCGCATCGTGGACTGGGCGCCGCTCCTGAGCACCCTCAAGATTAATAAAGATCTGCCCCTAGTCTCTATCAAGAGCTTCTTCCAGCCGTGGCTTGGCGAAACAG GTTCTGACAAAAGTAAAGTTTGCAGAAGTCGTGTTCCTGCGATAAGAAACAAAGATGTGACCTTCCAGTTATGTAAAGCTCTCAAATGCTGTTTAAGTGTATCAAGTGCTCTAAAGAACCTGGAGCTAAATGGACTagtgctgagagagagagatttaactATTTTGACAAAG GGATTGAATAAATCCACCTCTCTGGTGCACCTGTCTCTTGCAAATTGCCCAATTGGAGATGGAGGTTTGGAAA ttattTGTCAAGGTATAAAGAACTCTATCACTCTTAAGACAGTAAACTTCACGGGGTGTAATCTGACATGGCAGGGAGCAGATCACATGGCCAAGATCTTAAAG TATCAGACCATGCGAAGGCATGAAGAAATCTGGGCTGAGAGTCTTCGTTACAGGAGGCCTGATCTGGACTGTATGGCTGGTTTGAGGCGCATCACTTTGAACTGCAACACGCTCATTGGTGACCTGGGCGCAAGTGCTTTTGCAGAATCTCTCAGTGAGGATTTATGGCTTAGAG CACTTGACCTGCAGCAATGTGGCCTCACCAATGAAGGAGGAAAGGCTTTACTAAAGGCCCTCGAAACCAACAGAACTCTGGTCATTCTGGATGTAAGAAAAAATCCACTCGTTG atcATTCTGTGATGAAAGCAGTTATCAAAAAAGTTCTCCAGAATGGAAGGAGCGCCAAGTCAGAG tACCAGTGGATAACTTCTCCATCAGTGAAGGAACCATTCAAAACTGctagacagaaaaagagaactataatCCTGGGAAATGGTCGGAAAGGGAAAGCTACTATTAGAATTG TTATGTGGAGACATAGAG GATTGGCCACAAAGAAACCTGTAAGTAATGGAAGGAAACACCCCCTTGGTAAAGAATATTCTCCTGAACCTCTACCTCCTGGCGTCTCTGGTTTCCTGCCGTGGCGCACAGCAGAACGTGCAAAAAGGACCAG GGGTTTTCCATTAATCAAAACTCATGATGTATATAATCATTTGCAG CAATCAGATTTCCCTGTGACTGTGACAGTAGAGAGTCCTTCCTCCTCAGAAATGGAAGAGGTCGACGATTCATCCGAAAGTGTTCAAGAAGAGCCTGAGAAAACCAGTTTAAAACAAGAAGCATTAGAG ctGGAACATGAAAATGCCCagttaagaaatataaatttctctttgtctGAAGCCCTGCATGCACAGTCATTGACAAGCATGATCCTGGATGATGAAGGTGTTTTGGGCAGCATTGAGAATTCTTTTCAGAAGTTCCATGCTTTCTTGGACCTCCTTAAAGATGCTGG GCTTGGGCAGCTTGCCACAATGGCTGGTATAGATCAGTCAGATTTTCATTTACTGGGTCGTCCCCAGATGAATTCTACACTTAGTAGTCTGCCTACGGAAGAAAAGAAAGCgcttgaagaagaaaaaccagaatCAAAGCAGAACCCCCTAGGACAGATGCAAAATATCCAA GTTTCTATTTGTATGCAGTCAGCTTACAATGAAGGAACACTAATGAAG tttcagAAAATCACAGGTGATGCTAGAATTCCTTTGCCTCTCGACTCCTTCCATGTCCCCGTTTCCACGCAGGAGCCCTTAGAAACTTCTAGAGACAACCTGGGAGTCCCAGTCAATGAGCAGCGGCAGGACTCTATCAAAGAATTCATTGCTAGAACATGTTCTCCTTCAGCAGATGTGATGTCTGGAGCTGGAAGccaaagaaaagaagatgaattGTCTAGAAATAGCAgatcttcttcagagaaaatgACCAAAACAggtgaatataccaaaaaatatTGTGCTAAAAAACAGCCCAGAAAGGACCTGCATTCCTGCTCTGACTCACCTGTAAATCGGAAAAGTAAAGGAATTGGGCAAAATGATTCTTTGGTTAACGAACCAGTTAAAAGTGAGTCTTTGAAAAAACACGTTTCTGTcaagaaagaaagtagaatagtgacTGTTTCATCCAAGACGACTAAAAGTAAACTCAATCTGTTAGAACACTCTGAAGGTGATACTCTTGGATCTGACTTTGAATTTCAAGAAAGCATCCATACTGTATCACACCTGACATAG